One stretch of Cervus canadensis isolate Bull #8, Minnesota chromosome 5, ASM1932006v1, whole genome shotgun sequence DNA includes these proteins:
- the ANKRD23 gene encoding ankyrin repeat domain-containing protein 23 isoform X2, translated as MNFISIQQLVSGERVETTKLERGHGVPDPGGGLHSWRLGPQEAEARERQKLDEEKRRRLERFNSSRTNLENLADLEKLVQRRKEKRLKRRVPPKAPQPEVKPQPQAQLEPVDLEVFLKAAAENQEALIDKYLADGGDPNAHDKLDRTPVFWACRRGHLDILKQLLNRGAQVNARDKMWSTPLHVAVRTGHCDCLEHLIACGARIDAQDKEGDTALHEAVRHGRYRAVKLLLLYGAGLGVRNAASVTPAQLARDWQRGIQEALQAHVRHSRTRC; from the exons ATGAACTTCATCAGCATCCAGCAGCTG GTAAGTGGAGAGAGAGTTGAAACGACGAAATTGGAACGTGGACATGGAGTTCCTGATCCTGGAGGGGGGCTTCACAGCTGGAGGCTGGGGCCCCAGGAGGCCGAGGCCCGGGAGAGGCAGAAACTGGACgaggagaagaggagaaga CTTGAAAGATTTAACAGTTCCAGAACTAACTTGGAGAACCTGGCTGATTTGGAAAAGTTGGTTCAAAGACGGAAAGAAAAGCGACTGAAACGCAGGGTCCCCCCCAAGGCACCCCAGCCTGAGGTCAAG CCGCAGCCACAGGCCCAGCTGGAACCTGTGGACCTGGAGGTGTTCCTGAAGGCAGCTGCCGAGAACCAGGAGGCCCTGATTGACAAGTACCTGGCGGACGGAGGGGACCCCAATGCCCATGACAAG CTGGACAGGACCCCAGTGTTCTGGGCCTGCCGCAGAGGCCACCTGGACATCCTCAAACAGCTGCTTAACCGGGGCGCCCAGGTCAACGCCCGAGACAAG ATGTGGAGCACGCCCCTGCACGTGGCCGTGCGCACGGGACACTGTGACTGCCTGGAGCACCTCATCGCCTGCGGGGCCCGCATCGACGCGCAGGACAAG GAAGGCGACACGGCTCTGCACGAGGCAGTCCGGCATGGGCGCTACAGAGCCgtgaagctgctgctgctctaCGGGGCTGGGCTGGGTGTGCGCAACGCG GCTTCGGTGACCCCAGCGCAGCTGGCCCGGGACTGGCAGAGGGGCATCCAGGAAGCACTGCAGGCCCACGTCAGGCACAGCCGGACCCGGTGCTGA
- the ANKRD23 gene encoding ankyrin repeat domain-containing protein 23 isoform X3 produces the protein MNFISIQQLVSGERVETTKLERGHGVPDPGGGLHSWRLGPQEAEARERQKLDEEKRRRPQPQAQLEPVDLEVFLKAAAENQEALIDKYLADGGDPNAHDKLHRTALHWACLNGHCELVNKLLEAGAAVDARDLLDRTPVFWACRRGHLDILKQLLNRGAQVNARDKMWSTPLHVAVRTGHCDCLEHLIACGARIDAQDKEGDTALHEAVRHGRYRAVKLLLLYGAGLGVRNAASVTPAQLARDWQRGIQEALQAHVRHSRTRC, from the exons ATGAACTTCATCAGCATCCAGCAGCTG GTAAGTGGAGAGAGAGTTGAAACGACGAAATTGGAACGTGGACATGGAGTTCCTGATCCTGGAGGGGGGCTTCACAGCTGGAGGCTGGGGCCCCAGGAGGCCGAGGCCCGGGAGAGGCAGAAACTGGACgaggagaagaggagaaga CCGCAGCCACAGGCCCAGCTGGAACCTGTGGACCTGGAGGTGTTCCTGAAGGCAGCTGCCGAGAACCAGGAGGCCCTGATTGACAAGTACCTGGCGGACGGAGGGGACCCCAATGCCCATGACAAG CTGCACCGCACGGCCTTGCACTGGGCCTGTCTGAACGGTCACTGTGAGCTTGTGAACAAGCTGCTGGAGGCGGGTGCTGCCGTGGACGCTCGGGACTTG CTGGACAGGACCCCAGTGTTCTGGGCCTGCCGCAGAGGCCACCTGGACATCCTCAAACAGCTGCTTAACCGGGGCGCCCAGGTCAACGCCCGAGACAAG ATGTGGAGCACGCCCCTGCACGTGGCCGTGCGCACGGGACACTGTGACTGCCTGGAGCACCTCATCGCCTGCGGGGCCCGCATCGACGCGCAGGACAAG GAAGGCGACACGGCTCTGCACGAGGCAGTCCGGCATGGGCGCTACAGAGCCgtgaagctgctgctgctctaCGGGGCTGGGCTGGGTGTGCGCAACGCG GCTTCGGTGACCCCAGCGCAGCTGGCCCGGGACTGGCAGAGGGGCATCCAGGAAGCACTGCAGGCCCACGTCAGGCACAGCCGGACCCGGTGCTGA
- the ANKRD23 gene encoding ankyrin repeat domain-containing protein 23 isoform X1, translated as MNFISIQQLVSGERVETTKLERGHGVPDPGGGLHSWRLGPQEAEARERQKLDEEKRRRLERFNSSRTNLENLADLEKLVQRRKEKRLKRRVPPKAPQPEVKPQPQAQLEPVDLEVFLKAAAENQEALIDKYLADGGDPNAHDKLHRTALHWACLNGHCELVNKLLEAGAAVDARDLLDRTPVFWACRRGHLDILKQLLNRGAQVNARDKMWSTPLHVAVRTGHCDCLEHLIACGARIDAQDKEGDTALHEAVRHGRYRAVKLLLLYGAGLGVRNAASVTPAQLARDWQRGIQEALQAHVRHSRTRC; from the exons ATGAACTTCATCAGCATCCAGCAGCTG GTAAGTGGAGAGAGAGTTGAAACGACGAAATTGGAACGTGGACATGGAGTTCCTGATCCTGGAGGGGGGCTTCACAGCTGGAGGCTGGGGCCCCAGGAGGCCGAGGCCCGGGAGAGGCAGAAACTGGACgaggagaagaggagaaga CTTGAAAGATTTAACAGTTCCAGAACTAACTTGGAGAACCTGGCTGATTTGGAAAAGTTGGTTCAAAGACGGAAAGAAAAGCGACTGAAACGCAGGGTCCCCCCCAAGGCACCCCAGCCTGAGGTCAAG CCGCAGCCACAGGCCCAGCTGGAACCTGTGGACCTGGAGGTGTTCCTGAAGGCAGCTGCCGAGAACCAGGAGGCCCTGATTGACAAGTACCTGGCGGACGGAGGGGACCCCAATGCCCATGACAAG CTGCACCGCACGGCCTTGCACTGGGCCTGTCTGAACGGTCACTGTGAGCTTGTGAACAAGCTGCTGGAGGCGGGTGCTGCCGTGGACGCTCGGGACTTG CTGGACAGGACCCCAGTGTTCTGGGCCTGCCGCAGAGGCCACCTGGACATCCTCAAACAGCTGCTTAACCGGGGCGCCCAGGTCAACGCCCGAGACAAG ATGTGGAGCACGCCCCTGCACGTGGCCGTGCGCACGGGACACTGTGACTGCCTGGAGCACCTCATCGCCTGCGGGGCCCGCATCGACGCGCAGGACAAG GAAGGCGACACGGCTCTGCACGAGGCAGTCCGGCATGGGCGCTACAGAGCCgtgaagctgctgctgctctaCGGGGCTGGGCTGGGTGTGCGCAACGCG GCTTCGGTGACCCCAGCGCAGCTGGCCCGGGACTGGCAGAGGGGCATCCAGGAAGCACTGCAGGCCCACGTCAGGCACAGCCGGACCCGGTGCTGA
- the ANKRD39 gene encoding ankyrin repeat domain-containing protein 39 — protein sequence MAAPRPCADGPCCSHPSAAPGVQQTLDEMDFERGIWSAALNGDLGRVKYLIQKAADPSQPDSAGYTALHYASRNGHYAVCQFLLESGAECDAQTHGGATALHRASYCGHTDIARLLLSHGSNPRLADADGMTSLHKAAEKGHLDICSLLLQHSPALKAVRDRKARLACDLLPGNSDLRDLLAS from the exons ATGGCGGCGCCGCGGCCCTGCGCGGATGGGCCCTGCTGCTCCCACCCCAGCGCGGCGCCCGGCGTGCAGCAGACGCTGGACGAGATGGACTTCGAGAGGG GAATCTGGTCGGCAGCCCTGAACGGAGACCTGGGCCGAGTGAAATATTTAATCCAAAAGGCGGCGGACCCCAGCCAGCCTGACTCCGCAGGCTACACGGCTCTA CACTACGCCAGCCGCAATGGGCACTACGCCGTGTGCCAGTTCCTACTGGAGAGTGGGGCCGAGTGTGATGCCCAGACGCACGGGGGAGCCACCGCCCTGCACCGCGCCAGCTACTGCGGGCACACGGACATTGCCCGGCTCCTGCTCTCGCACGGCTCGAACCCCAGGCTGGCGGACGCCGACGGCATGACCAGTCTGCACAAG GCCGCCGAGAAGGGTCACCTGGACATCTgctccctcctgctgcagcaCAGCCCAGCCCTGAAGGCTGTTCGGGACCGGAAGGCCCGGCTCGCCTGCGACCTGCTGCCTGGCAACAGTGACCTGCGGGACCTGCTGGCCAGCTGA